From Triticum aestivum cultivar Chinese Spring chromosome 4A, IWGSC CS RefSeq v2.1, whole genome shotgun sequence, a single genomic window includes:
- the LOC123085573 gene encoding uncharacterized protein, which produces MASTDDPKNEPSSPWSIFNWNNKAEPEVEQPRMRSTQEILTKYKFNGDAAAAAAHAKDKLMERQEKLAKMVEESAEFESEAENFATLGQQVRKSLETKRWWWPS; this is translated from the exons ATGGCAAGCACTGATGATCCGAAGAACGAGCCGTCGTCCCCTTGGTCCATTTTTAATTGGAATAACAAAGCAG AGCCGGAGGTCGAGCAACCCAGAATGAGAAGCACCCAAGAGATCCTCACAAAATATAAATTCAACGGG GATGCTGCCGCGGCAGCGGCGCACGCGAAGGATAAGCTCATGGAGCGGCAGGAGAAACTCGCG AAAATGGTCGAAGAATCTGCAGAGTTTGAGAGCGAGGCGGAAAACTTTGCCACCCTCGGCCAGCAGGTCAGGAAATCCCTGGAGACCAAGAGATGGTGGTGGCCATCGTGA
- the LOC123085572 gene encoding phosphoinositide phosphatase SAC8 isoform X2, translating to MATDADEAPLLADEPLRPGSCSRELELREFRDRYVFRSLDGGGAFAVARSDGSLRPLSAEEAAAGSDCKVSKIYGVAGMIRLLAGSYVLVITSRKDAGSYGASTVYHANSMKFLCCNEAIKHLTSEEKRDEAYFMSLLRIAETTCGLYYSYDRDLTLNLQRASKLAAGRVHKPLWKQADPRFVWNRNLLEELIETKLDEFITPLIQGSFQTEQFTLKDRLVRITLFSRRCNRRLGTRMWRRGANLEGATANFVETEQLVEYEGLTSSFIQVRGSIPLLWEQIVDLSYKPRPSIIEHEEMTKVVERHFHDLSQRYGDTMVIDLTDKQGDEGNLSNAFAAEMQNFPDIRYVHFDFHHICRGGNFDNLQVLYDEIEEAIQKQGYFLMNSKGEILLDQSGVVRSNCIDCLDRTNVTQSFLARKSLDSQLQRMGALSSAESISQSDSINDKFKKLWVEHGDELSLEYAGSYALKGDLVRYGRQTLPGLIKDGMSALSRYYLNNFHDGVRQDALDLISGYYTVSKSSSSPFQIIGFESAPYLPVASAIIVGGITVTTFTLSQVGRSAQHLISSIIFAGLTAGVVALVKANGKQLCSRPRLCGLI from the exons ATGGCGACCGACGCCGACGAGGCCCCGCTGCTCGCCGACGAGCCCCTGCGGCCGGGATcctgcagccgggagctcgagcTGCGGGAGTTCCGCGACCGCTACGTCTTTCGCTCGCTCGACGGCGGCGGCGCCTTCGCCGTCGCCCGCTCCGACGGCTCCCTCCGCCCCCTCTCCGCAG AGGAAGCCGCTGCCGGGAGCGACTGTAAGGTCTCCAAGATATACGGAGTGGCCGGTATGATCAGGTTGCTCGCCG GAAGCTACGTACTTGTCATCACTTCTCGCAAGGATGCTGGCTCTTATGGGGCTTCCACAGTTTACCATGCAAATTCGATGAAATTCTTGTGCTGCAACGAGGCTATAAAGCATTTAACTTCAGAGGAA AAACGAGATGAGGCATACTTCATGTCTCTCTTGAGAATTGCAGAAACTACTTGCGGACTTTATTATTCATACGACAGGGATTTGACATTAAA CTTGCAGAGGGCATCAAAGCTGGCTGCGGGGAGGGTACATAAGCCACTATGGAAGCAG GCTGATCCACGGTTTGTTTGGAACAGGAATTTGTTAGAGGAGCTTATTGAAACTAAG CTTGATGAGTTCATTACCCCACTGATCCAAGGAA GTTTTCAGACAGAGCAATTTACCTTGAAGGATAGACTAGTCAGAATAACTTTATTCTCTCGGAGATGCAACAGGCGTTTAG GGACAAGAATGTGGAGAAGGGGTGCAAATCTGGAAGGTGCCACCGCCAATTTTGTCGAGACAGAACAGCTGGTTGAGTATGAAGGTTTGACGTCCTCATTTATACAG GTTCGGGGCTCTATTCCACTTCTCTGGGAACAGATAGTGGATTTAAGCTACAAACCACGACCCAGCATTATTGAACATGAAGAAATG ACGAAGGTTGTTGAACGCCACTTTCACGATCTTTCACAAAGATATGGAGACACAATGGTTATTGATCTGACCGATAAA CAAGGTGATGAAGGAAATTTAAGCAATGCATTTGCTGCTGAAATGCAGAACTTTCCTGATATCAG GTATGTGCACTTTGATTTCCATCATATTTGTCGCGGAGGGAACTTTGATAACTTGCAAGTTCTCTATGATGAAATTGAGGAAGCTATTCAGAAACAAGG ATATTTCCTTATGAACTCTAAAGGAGAGATATTATTGGACCAAAGTGGCGTCGTTAGGTCCAACTGCATAGATTGCCTGGACCGCACAAATGTGACACAG AGTTTCCTTGCAAGAAAATCTTTGGACTCACAGCTGCAACGAATGGGGGCATTATCATCAGCTGAAAGTATCTCTCAATCTGATAGCATTAACGATAAATTTAAAAAAT TGTGGGTTGAGCATGGTGATGAGCTAAGCCTTGAATATGCTGGTTCTTATGCCTTAAAGGGAGACCTTGTAAG GTATGGAAGGCAGACATTGCCTGGATTGATTAAAGATGGCATGAGCGCTCTTTCCCGGTATTATTTGAACAATTTTCATGATGGAGTGCGACAA GATGCTCTAGATCTTATCAGTGGTTACTACACGGTCAGCAAAAGCAGTTCTTCTCCTTTTCAAATCATTGGATTTGAATCTGCACCA TATCTTCCTGTGGCGTCGGCAATCATAGTTGGTGGGATCACTGTCACAACTTTCACTCTTAGTCAAG TTGGACGGAGCGCACAACACCTCATCTCATCCATCATCTTCGCTGGCTTGACAGCCGGAGTGGTAGCCTTGGTGAAAGCGAATGGGAAGCAGCTCTGCTCTAGACCCCGATTATGCGGTCTGATCTAG
- the LOC123085572 gene encoding phosphoinositide phosphatase SAC8 isoform X3: MSLLRIAETTCGLYYSYDRDLTLNLQRASKLAAGRVHKPLWKQADPRFVWNRNLLEELIETKLDEFITPLIQGSFQTEQFTLKDRLVRITLFSRRCNRRLGTRMWRRGANLEGATANFVETEQLVEYEGLTSSFIQVRGSIPLLWEQIVDLSYKPRPSIIEHEEMTKVVERHFHDLSQRYGDTMVIDLTDKAVQQRQMTVCPTFFLLQQGDEGNLSNAFAAEMQNFPDIRYVHFDFHHICRGGNFDNLQVLYDEIEEAIQKQGYFLMNSKGEILLDQSGVVRSNCIDCLDRTNVTQSFLARKSLDSQLQRMGALSSAESISQSDSINDKFKKLWVEHGDELSLEYAGSYALKGDLVRYGRQTLPGLIKDGMSALSRYYLNNFHDGVRQDALDLISGYYTVSKSSSSPFQIIGFESAPYLPVASAIIVGGITVTTFTLSQVGRSAQHLISSIIFAGLTAGVVALVKANGKQLCSRPRLCGLI; this comes from the exons ATGTCTCTCTTGAGAATTGCAGAAACTACTTGCGGACTTTATTATTCATACGACAGGGATTTGACATTAAA CTTGCAGAGGGCATCAAAGCTGGCTGCGGGGAGGGTACATAAGCCACTATGGAAGCAG GCTGATCCACGGTTTGTTTGGAACAGGAATTTGTTAGAGGAGCTTATTGAAACTAAG CTTGATGAGTTCATTACCCCACTGATCCAAGGAA GTTTTCAGACAGAGCAATTTACCTTGAAGGATAGACTAGTCAGAATAACTTTATTCTCTCGGAGATGCAACAGGCGTTTAG GGACAAGAATGTGGAGAAGGGGTGCAAATCTGGAAGGTGCCACCGCCAATTTTGTCGAGACAGAACAGCTGGTTGAGTATGAAGGTTTGACGTCCTCATTTATACAG GTTCGGGGCTCTATTCCACTTCTCTGGGAACAGATAGTGGATTTAAGCTACAAACCACGACCCAGCATTATTGAACATGAAGAAATG ACGAAGGTTGTTGAACGCCACTTTCACGATCTTTCACAAAGATATGGAGACACAATGGTTATTGATCTGACCGATAAA GCCGTACAGCAGAGACAGATGACAGTTTGTCCGACCTTTTTTTTATTGCAGCAAGGTGATGAAGGAAATTTAAGCAATGCATTTGCTGCTGAAATGCAGAACTTTCCTGATATCAG GTATGTGCACTTTGATTTCCATCATATTTGTCGCGGAGGGAACTTTGATAACTTGCAAGTTCTCTATGATGAAATTGAGGAAGCTATTCAGAAACAAGG ATATTTCCTTATGAACTCTAAAGGAGAGATATTATTGGACCAAAGTGGCGTCGTTAGGTCCAACTGCATAGATTGCCTGGACCGCACAAATGTGACACAG AGTTTCCTTGCAAGAAAATCTTTGGACTCACAGCTGCAACGAATGGGGGCATTATCATCAGCTGAAAGTATCTCTCAATCTGATAGCATTAACGATAAATTTAAAAAAT TGTGGGTTGAGCATGGTGATGAGCTAAGCCTTGAATATGCTGGTTCTTATGCCTTAAAGGGAGACCTTGTAAG GTATGGAAGGCAGACATTGCCTGGATTGATTAAAGATGGCATGAGCGCTCTTTCCCGGTATTATTTGAACAATTTTCATGATGGAGTGCGACAA GATGCTCTAGATCTTATCAGTGGTTACTACACGGTCAGCAAAAGCAGTTCTTCTCCTTTTCAAATCATTGGATTTGAATCTGCACCA TATCTTCCTGTGGCGTCGGCAATCATAGTTGGTGGGATCACTGTCACAACTTTCACTCTTAGTCAAG TTGGACGGAGCGCACAACACCTCATCTCATCCATCATCTTCGCTGGCTTGACAGCCGGAGTGGTAGCCTTGGTGAAAGCGAATGGGAAGCAGCTCTGCTCTAGACCCCGATTATGCGGTCTGATCTAG
- the LOC123085572 gene encoding phosphoinositide phosphatase SAC8 isoform X1 yields the protein MATDADEAPLLADEPLRPGSCSRELELREFRDRYVFRSLDGGGAFAVARSDGSLRPLSAEEAAAGSDCKVSKIYGVAGMIRLLAGSYVLVITSRKDAGSYGASTVYHANSMKFLCCNEAIKHLTSEEKRDEAYFMSLLRIAETTCGLYYSYDRDLTLNLQRASKLAAGRVHKPLWKQADPRFVWNRNLLEELIETKLDEFITPLIQGSFQTEQFTLKDRLVRITLFSRRCNRRLGTRMWRRGANLEGATANFVETEQLVEYEGLTSSFIQVRGSIPLLWEQIVDLSYKPRPSIIEHEEMTKVVERHFHDLSQRYGDTMVIDLTDKAVQQRQMTVCPTFFLLQQGDEGNLSNAFAAEMQNFPDIRYVHFDFHHICRGGNFDNLQVLYDEIEEAIQKQGYFLMNSKGEILLDQSGVVRSNCIDCLDRTNVTQSFLARKSLDSQLQRMGALSSAESISQSDSINDKFKKLWVEHGDELSLEYAGSYALKGDLVRYGRQTLPGLIKDGMSALSRYYLNNFHDGVRQDALDLISGYYTVSKSSSSPFQIIGFESAPYLPVASAIIVGGITVTTFTLSQVGRSAQHLISSIIFAGLTAGVVALVKANGKQLCSRPRLCGLI from the exons ATGGCGACCGACGCCGACGAGGCCCCGCTGCTCGCCGACGAGCCCCTGCGGCCGGGATcctgcagccgggagctcgagcTGCGGGAGTTCCGCGACCGCTACGTCTTTCGCTCGCTCGACGGCGGCGGCGCCTTCGCCGTCGCCCGCTCCGACGGCTCCCTCCGCCCCCTCTCCGCAG AGGAAGCCGCTGCCGGGAGCGACTGTAAGGTCTCCAAGATATACGGAGTGGCCGGTATGATCAGGTTGCTCGCCG GAAGCTACGTACTTGTCATCACTTCTCGCAAGGATGCTGGCTCTTATGGGGCTTCCACAGTTTACCATGCAAATTCGATGAAATTCTTGTGCTGCAACGAGGCTATAAAGCATTTAACTTCAGAGGAA AAACGAGATGAGGCATACTTCATGTCTCTCTTGAGAATTGCAGAAACTACTTGCGGACTTTATTATTCATACGACAGGGATTTGACATTAAA CTTGCAGAGGGCATCAAAGCTGGCTGCGGGGAGGGTACATAAGCCACTATGGAAGCAG GCTGATCCACGGTTTGTTTGGAACAGGAATTTGTTAGAGGAGCTTATTGAAACTAAG CTTGATGAGTTCATTACCCCACTGATCCAAGGAA GTTTTCAGACAGAGCAATTTACCTTGAAGGATAGACTAGTCAGAATAACTTTATTCTCTCGGAGATGCAACAGGCGTTTAG GGACAAGAATGTGGAGAAGGGGTGCAAATCTGGAAGGTGCCACCGCCAATTTTGTCGAGACAGAACAGCTGGTTGAGTATGAAGGTTTGACGTCCTCATTTATACAG GTTCGGGGCTCTATTCCACTTCTCTGGGAACAGATAGTGGATTTAAGCTACAAACCACGACCCAGCATTATTGAACATGAAGAAATG ACGAAGGTTGTTGAACGCCACTTTCACGATCTTTCACAAAGATATGGAGACACAATGGTTATTGATCTGACCGATAAA GCCGTACAGCAGAGACAGATGACAGTTTGTCCGACCTTTTTTTTATTGCAGCAAGGTGATGAAGGAAATTTAAGCAATGCATTTGCTGCTGAAATGCAGAACTTTCCTGATATCAG GTATGTGCACTTTGATTTCCATCATATTTGTCGCGGAGGGAACTTTGATAACTTGCAAGTTCTCTATGATGAAATTGAGGAAGCTATTCAGAAACAAGG ATATTTCCTTATGAACTCTAAAGGAGAGATATTATTGGACCAAAGTGGCGTCGTTAGGTCCAACTGCATAGATTGCCTGGACCGCACAAATGTGACACAG AGTTTCCTTGCAAGAAAATCTTTGGACTCACAGCTGCAACGAATGGGGGCATTATCATCAGCTGAAAGTATCTCTCAATCTGATAGCATTAACGATAAATTTAAAAAAT TGTGGGTTGAGCATGGTGATGAGCTAAGCCTTGAATATGCTGGTTCTTATGCCTTAAAGGGAGACCTTGTAAG GTATGGAAGGCAGACATTGCCTGGATTGATTAAAGATGGCATGAGCGCTCTTTCCCGGTATTATTTGAACAATTTTCATGATGGAGTGCGACAA GATGCTCTAGATCTTATCAGTGGTTACTACACGGTCAGCAAAAGCAGTTCTTCTCCTTTTCAAATCATTGGATTTGAATCTGCACCA TATCTTCCTGTGGCGTCGGCAATCATAGTTGGTGGGATCACTGTCACAACTTTCACTCTTAGTCAAG TTGGACGGAGCGCACAACACCTCATCTCATCCATCATCTTCGCTGGCTTGACAGCCGGAGTGGTAGCCTTGGTGAAAGCGAATGGGAAGCAGCTCTGCTCTAGACCCCGATTATGCGGTCTGATCTAG